Proteins from a single region of Paramormyrops kingsleyae isolate MSU_618 chromosome 9, PKINGS_0.4, whole genome shotgun sequence:
- the LOC111841681 gene encoding eomesodermin-like isoform X1, whose protein sequence is MRNQLSLNALVDSPFKFKYLQIGRVWLQYTTMCMGLYMMQLGEGILPSAAVNLPKTFYNLSSSDGNNSPGSSQLEFQDVDRTESEPGSGPKKYLSGGGSTMLGEGENENFSGTKTTTDGRKSSPVVGEDDLSSGSRYNIDGFGSDRYFISSSSQQTTDVTSPCSLFPYASQAGTVYPGSNGSRYSASLHYGSVLPPTGFSSVCASRSQFGSGYQFGQGPGCLYPSYAGTGSGIGSVPITGTGTRAQVYLCNRPLWLKFHRHQTEMIITKQGRRMFPFLSFNITGLNLTAHYNVFVEIILADPNHWRFQGGKWVTCGKADNNMQGNKMYVHPESPNTGAHWMRQEISFGKLKLTNNKGANNSTQMIVLQSLHKYQPRLHIVEVTEDGVEDMSSDSKTQTFTFPENQFIAVTAYQNTDITQLKIDHNPFAKGFRDNYDSMYTAPESDRLTPSPTDSPRSHQIVPGARYAVQPFFQDQFVNNLQQNRFYNGERAVPQTNGLLSPQGEDGTPAQRWFVGPMQQPGSGKLELGAYEGDYSSGGLLPYSLKPLPLQSPHSLGYYADSAFTSMATSWGPRGPYQRKVATGLPWSPRPSPPGYSEDHLSGKDKAREEDGAAAPGPAPTWIDTPPSLKSLDSSDSGIYPMVCKRRRVSAGHSSTENSPTIKCEDLTTDEYSKETTKNMGYYAFYPSP, encoded by the exons ATGAGAAATCAGTTATCTCTTAATGCGCTTGTGGACTCGCCATTCAAGTTTAAGTATCTCCAAATAGGACGCGTCTGGCTTCAATACACAACGATGTGTATGggcctatatat GATGCAGTTGGGAGAGGGGATTTTGCCCAGCGCTGCCGTCAACTTGCCCAAGACTTTTTACAACCTTTCGTCATCGGACGGCAATAACAGCCCTGGATCATCGCAGCTAGAATTTCAGGACGTGGATCGGACGGAATCCGAACCAGGCAGCGGGCCCAAAAAGTACTTAAGCGGCGGAGGAAGCACTATGCTGGGCGAGGGAGAGAATGAGAACTTCTCCGGAACTAAAACGACAACTGATGGAAGAAAAAGTTCTCCGGTGGTCGGTGAAGACGACCTTTCAAGTGGTAGCCGGTACAACATAGACGGATTCGGTTCCGATCGCTATTTCATTTCATCGTCGTCGCAGCAGACGACCGATGTGACCAGTCCTTGTTCCCTGTTCCCGTATGCGAGTCAGGCTGGGACTGTTTATCCCGGGTCCAATGGATCCAGGTATTCGGCCTCTCTTCACTATGGATCTGTCCTGCCACCGACGGGGTTTTCCTCTGTCTGCGCCAGCCGCAGCCAGTTTGGCTCAGGGTATCAATTTGGACAAGGTCCTGGGTGTTTGTACCCGTCTTACGCAGGTACGGGGTCGGGTATTGGCTCCGTACCGATCACTGGGACTGGGACGAGGGCTCAAGTTTACCTCTGCAATCGGCCACTGTGGCTGAAGTTTCATCGGCATCAAACGGAGATGATCATCACCAAGCAGGGCAG GCGAATGTTTCCATTTCTCAGTTTTAATATCACTGGGTTAAACCTCACGGCCCATTACAACGTCTTTGTTGAGATCATCTTGGCCGATCCGAACCACTGGAGGTTCCAGGGAGGCAAATGGGTGACCTGTGGAAAAGCCGACAATAATATGCAAG GTAACAAGATGTATGTTCATCCGGAGTCTCCAAACACGGGGGCCCATTGGATGAGGCAGGAGATCTCTTTCGGCAAACTGAAACTGACTAACAACAAAGGCGCCAATAACAGCACTCAA ATGATCGTCCTTCAGTCTCTACACAAATACCAGCCGCGGCTGCATATTGTGGAGGTTACAGAAGATGGCGTGGAGGACATGAGCAGTGATTCAAAGACTCAGACCTTCACTTTCCCTGAAAACCAGTTCATCGCGGTCACTGCCTACCAGAACACTGAT ATCACACAACTGAAAATTGATCACAATCCGTTTGCAAAAGGCTTCAGAGACAACTATGATTC CATGTACACAGCCCCTGAGAGCGACCGGCTGACCCCGTCACCCACCGACTCACCGCGCTCCCACCAGATCGTACCAGGGGCACGCTACGCTGTCCAGCCCTTCTTCCAGGACCAGTTCGTGAACAACCTTCAGCAGAACCGCTTCTACAACGGCGAGCGGGCCGTGCCGCAGACCAATGGGCTCCTGTCGCCACAGGGGGAGGACGGGACCCCGGCACAGCGCTGGTTTGTGGGGCCCATGCAGCAGCCGGGCTCTGGAAAGCTGGAACTGGGGGCCTACGAGGGAGACTACAGCAGCGGGGGCCTACTGCCCTACAGCTTAAAGCCCCTCCCACTGCAGAGTCCGCACAGCCTTGGATACTACGCTGACTCGGCGTTCACCTCCATGGCCACCAGCTGGGGTCCCCGGGGCCCGTACCAGCGGAAGGTGGCCACAGGTCTGCCCTGGTCCCCGCGGCCCAGCCCCCCAGGCTACTCTGAGGACCACCTGTCTGGCAAGGACAAGGCCCGGGAGGAGGACGGGGCAGCGGCTCCCGGcccagcccccacctggatCGACACACCCCCATCTCTGAAATCGCTGGACTCCTCTGACTCTGGCATTTACCCCATGGTGTGTAAGAGGCGCAGAGTGTCCGCTGGCCACTCGAGCACAGAGAACTCGCCCACCATCAAGTGTGAGGACTTGACCACTGATGAGTATAGCAAGGAGACAACTAAAAATATGGGCTACTATGCCTTTTACCCGAGcccttaa
- the LOC111841681 gene encoding eomesodermin-like isoform X2, translating into MQLGEGILPSAAVNLPKTFYNLSSSDGNNSPGSSQLEFQDVDRTESEPGSGPKKYLSGGGSTMLGEGENENFSGTKTTTDGRKSSPVVGEDDLSSGSRYNIDGFGSDRYFISSSSQQTTDVTSPCSLFPYASQAGTVYPGSNGSRYSASLHYGSVLPPTGFSSVCASRSQFGSGYQFGQGPGCLYPSYAGTGSGIGSVPITGTGTRAQVYLCNRPLWLKFHRHQTEMIITKQGRRMFPFLSFNITGLNLTAHYNVFVEIILADPNHWRFQGGKWVTCGKADNNMQGNKMYVHPESPNTGAHWMRQEISFGKLKLTNNKGANNSTQMIVLQSLHKYQPRLHIVEVTEDGVEDMSSDSKTQTFTFPENQFIAVTAYQNTDITQLKIDHNPFAKGFRDNYDSMYTAPESDRLTPSPTDSPRSHQIVPGARYAVQPFFQDQFVNNLQQNRFYNGERAVPQTNGLLSPQGEDGTPAQRWFVGPMQQPGSGKLELGAYEGDYSSGGLLPYSLKPLPLQSPHSLGYYADSAFTSMATSWGPRGPYQRKVATGLPWSPRPSPPGYSEDHLSGKDKAREEDGAAAPGPAPTWIDTPPSLKSLDSSDSGIYPMVCKRRRVSAGHSSTENSPTIKCEDLTTDEYSKETTKNMGYYAFYPSP; encoded by the exons ATGCAGTTGGGAGAGGGGATTTTGCCCAGCGCTGCCGTCAACTTGCCCAAGACTTTTTACAACCTTTCGTCATCGGACGGCAATAACAGCCCTGGATCATCGCAGCTAGAATTTCAGGACGTGGATCGGACGGAATCCGAACCAGGCAGCGGGCCCAAAAAGTACTTAAGCGGCGGAGGAAGCACTATGCTGGGCGAGGGAGAGAATGAGAACTTCTCCGGAACTAAAACGACAACTGATGGAAGAAAAAGTTCTCCGGTGGTCGGTGAAGACGACCTTTCAAGTGGTAGCCGGTACAACATAGACGGATTCGGTTCCGATCGCTATTTCATTTCATCGTCGTCGCAGCAGACGACCGATGTGACCAGTCCTTGTTCCCTGTTCCCGTATGCGAGTCAGGCTGGGACTGTTTATCCCGGGTCCAATGGATCCAGGTATTCGGCCTCTCTTCACTATGGATCTGTCCTGCCACCGACGGGGTTTTCCTCTGTCTGCGCCAGCCGCAGCCAGTTTGGCTCAGGGTATCAATTTGGACAAGGTCCTGGGTGTTTGTACCCGTCTTACGCAGGTACGGGGTCGGGTATTGGCTCCGTACCGATCACTGGGACTGGGACGAGGGCTCAAGTTTACCTCTGCAATCGGCCACTGTGGCTGAAGTTTCATCGGCATCAAACGGAGATGATCATCACCAAGCAGGGCAG GCGAATGTTTCCATTTCTCAGTTTTAATATCACTGGGTTAAACCTCACGGCCCATTACAACGTCTTTGTTGAGATCATCTTGGCCGATCCGAACCACTGGAGGTTCCAGGGAGGCAAATGGGTGACCTGTGGAAAAGCCGACAATAATATGCAAG GTAACAAGATGTATGTTCATCCGGAGTCTCCAAACACGGGGGCCCATTGGATGAGGCAGGAGATCTCTTTCGGCAAACTGAAACTGACTAACAACAAAGGCGCCAATAACAGCACTCAA ATGATCGTCCTTCAGTCTCTACACAAATACCAGCCGCGGCTGCATATTGTGGAGGTTACAGAAGATGGCGTGGAGGACATGAGCAGTGATTCAAAGACTCAGACCTTCACTTTCCCTGAAAACCAGTTCATCGCGGTCACTGCCTACCAGAACACTGAT ATCACACAACTGAAAATTGATCACAATCCGTTTGCAAAAGGCTTCAGAGACAACTATGATTC CATGTACACAGCCCCTGAGAGCGACCGGCTGACCCCGTCACCCACCGACTCACCGCGCTCCCACCAGATCGTACCAGGGGCACGCTACGCTGTCCAGCCCTTCTTCCAGGACCAGTTCGTGAACAACCTTCAGCAGAACCGCTTCTACAACGGCGAGCGGGCCGTGCCGCAGACCAATGGGCTCCTGTCGCCACAGGGGGAGGACGGGACCCCGGCACAGCGCTGGTTTGTGGGGCCCATGCAGCAGCCGGGCTCTGGAAAGCTGGAACTGGGGGCCTACGAGGGAGACTACAGCAGCGGGGGCCTACTGCCCTACAGCTTAAAGCCCCTCCCACTGCAGAGTCCGCACAGCCTTGGATACTACGCTGACTCGGCGTTCACCTCCATGGCCACCAGCTGGGGTCCCCGGGGCCCGTACCAGCGGAAGGTGGCCACAGGTCTGCCCTGGTCCCCGCGGCCCAGCCCCCCAGGCTACTCTGAGGACCACCTGTCTGGCAAGGACAAGGCCCGGGAGGAGGACGGGGCAGCGGCTCCCGGcccagcccccacctggatCGACACACCCCCATCTCTGAAATCGCTGGACTCCTCTGACTCTGGCATTTACCCCATGGTGTGTAAGAGGCGCAGAGTGTCCGCTGGCCACTCGAGCACAGAGAACTCGCCCACCATCAAGTGTGAGGACTTGACCACTGATGAGTATAGCAAGGAGACAACTAAAAATATGGGCTACTATGCCTTTTACCCGAGcccttaa